A stretch of the Bacteroidota bacterium genome encodes the following:
- a CDS encoding amidohydrolase family protein, producing the protein MRFITTFILLFCLLPALASAQSLDSVAVATRTVAIEGARIVQKPGQVIRRGNIVIRDGLITAVGPSVAIPSDAARIDGDSLTVYAGFIDGLSHAGMPTPPKPPSNTGSQKVSRANPPNDRAGIQPARTALSQLDASLKSVAALRKAGFTVAHVVPQGRMLPGKGAIVLLAGKVPEAMILQQDVSLFAQLTGAQGVYPATPMGVMAKMRQLYREAARRKQLEAQYASSSASMPRPEFDAAHYAFFPVLDGKQPIYMHTTGPLDIYRALRLKTNLGYPLVLSGLYGGFESVDLLLDASVPLFLTLKMPEAPKEKVMQDSLEVDISNYDPSLHVTDHTNTDNERINLDTRRRIFYNEYLATAATLYDAGLNFGFTTKDVKTTDIHPNLRKMVNNGLSEDAALAALTTVPAKILGLSRRVGTVEKGKMGNLVVTNGPLFEEDTKILHVFVDGQRFTYNN; encoded by the coding sequence ATGCGTTTTATCACCACCTTCATTCTTTTATTTTGCCTCCTGCCGGCTCTAGCCTCAGCGCAATCGCTCGACTCTGTCGCTGTGGCTACACGAACCGTTGCCATTGAGGGGGCGCGGATCGTCCAGAAACCCGGCCAGGTTATTCGCCGAGGTAACATTGTTATCCGCGATGGATTAATCACAGCTGTAGGCCCATCCGTCGCAATTCCGTCTGATGCTGCGCGCATTGACGGCGACAGTCTGACGGTTTATGCCGGCTTTATTGATGGACTCTCCCACGCCGGTATGCCAACACCCCCTAAGCCGCCATCGAACACGGGCAGCCAAAAGGTAAGCCGTGCAAATCCTCCCAATGACAGGGCAGGCATTCAACCGGCGCGTACTGCGCTTTCGCAATTAGATGCATCGCTGAAGTCTGTTGCAGCACTGAGGAAGGCCGGCTTTACAGTAGCCCACGTGGTGCCGCAAGGACGTATGTTGCCTGGCAAAGGCGCCATTGTCCTGCTTGCCGGCAAAGTACCTGAAGCGATGATTCTACAGCAAGATGTTTCGCTTTTTGCCCAACTCACCGGTGCCCAGGGTGTCTACCCGGCAACGCCTATGGGTGTCATGGCAAAAATGCGGCAGCTCTACCGCGAAGCGGCGCGGCGCAAACAACTCGAAGCACAGTATGCGTCAAGTTCAGCCAGTATGCCACGACCAGAATTTGATGCTGCGCACTATGCTTTCTTCCCTGTGCTTGACGGTAAACAACCGATCTACATGCACACAACAGGACCGCTCGACATTTACCGGGCCCTGCGGCTGAAAACCAATCTTGGCTATCCCCTCGTACTAAGCGGACTTTACGGGGGCTTTGAGTCGGTTGACCTGTTGCTCGATGCAAGCGTTCCGCTTTTCCTCACCCTCAAAATGCCGGAAGCGCCTAAAGAGAAGGTGATGCAAGATTCTCTTGAGGTTGACATCTCAAACTATGATCCTTCACTACACGTAACGGATCACACCAATACGGACAACGAGCGGATCAACCTCGATACCCGCCGGCGGATCTTCTACAATGAATATCTGGCAACAGCAGCTACCCTCTATGATGCCGGCCTGAATTTTGGATTCACAACCAAAGACGTCAAAACGACGGATATCCATCCGAACCTGAGAAAAATGGTAAACAACGGACTTTCGGAAGATGCTGCGCTTGCAGCTTTGACAACAGTCCCGGCCAAAATACTGGGCCTTTCCAGGCGCGTTGGCACCGTGGAAAAAGGAAAAATGGGCAACCTCGTTGTCACCAATGGCCCCCTGTTTGAGGAAGACACTAAAATTCTACACGTATTTGTCGATGGTCAGCGCTTCACTTACAACAACTAA
- a CDS encoding type II toxin-antitoxin system Phd/YefM family antitoxin yields the protein MYSTKGIESVATITELRSKTSELVEHVRCQDRGILIQKNNDPYAVLISYELYARLLEKETGGERS from the coding sequence ATGTATAGCACCAAGGGAATTGAATCTGTTGCCACCATTACCGAGCTGCGCTCCAAAACCTCGGAATTGGTAGAACATGTAAGGTGTCAAGATCGAGGTATTCTGATCCAGAAAAATAACGACCCGTATGCCGTGCTGATTAGTTATGAGTTGTATGCACGACTCCTGGAAAAAGAGACTGGAGGGGAGAGAAGCTAG
- a CDS encoding SDR family NAD(P)-dependent oxidoreductase: MMNRFEGQVAIVTGGASGIGAGIAMRLAREGAAVSLFDTDEMKLVTQARAMKKEGLNVDAFAVDITSESQVQSYVEEVVRRNGRLDVMIHCAAVVGPTATNILDYETEAFRRVVDVNLTGAFIMTKHAIAPMVTQNYGRILLIASIGGKEGNPGMAGYASSKSGVMGLVKGVGKEYAKSGITVNGMAPAVISTPMNAETSDEMLRYMTAKIPMGRLGTVSEVAALACWIVSKEASFNTGFVFDISGGRATF; this comes from the coding sequence ATGATGAATAGATTTGAAGGGCAAGTAGCCATTGTCACCGGTGGTGCCAGCGGCATAGGTGCTGGCATTGCTATGCGTCTTGCTCGCGAAGGTGCTGCGGTCAGCCTGTTTGATACAGATGAAATGAAGTTGGTGACGCAGGCCCGCGCAATGAAAAAGGAAGGCCTCAATGTAGATGCTTTTGCCGTTGATATCACGTCAGAATCGCAAGTGCAATCGTATGTAGAAGAGGTGGTGCGGCGTAATGGGCGACTCGATGTTATGATTCACTGTGCCGCGGTTGTTGGGCCCACGGCTACCAATATTCTCGATTACGAAACTGAAGCGTTCAGGCGTGTGGTGGATGTAAACCTGACTGGTGCGTTTATCATGACAAAACATGCAATCGCACCGATGGTTACCCAAAACTATGGACGAATATTGCTGATTGCATCGATTGGAGGCAAAGAAGGGAATCCGGGAATGGCCGGCTACGCATCGAGCAAATCGGGTGTGATGGGGTTGGTGAAAGGGGTTGGCAAAGAGTATGCAAAAAGTGGCATCACGGTGAACGGCATGGCACCGGCGGTCATTAGTACGCCGATGAATGCAGAGACGTCTGATGAAATGCTGCGCTACATGACAGCAAAAATTCCAATGGGCCGGCTAGGGACGGTGTCTGAAGTTGCCGCCCTTGCTTGCTGGATTGTCTCCAAAGAAGCTTCGTTTAATACAGGATTTGTGTTTGATATTTCGGGTGGTCGCGCCACGTTTTAG
- a CDS encoding IlvD/Edd family dehydratase, producing the protein QGHPDHMFDGRPVIGICNTWSDLTPCNAHFRELAEHVKRGVYEAGGFPFEFPVMSLGEILMRPTTMLYRNLASMDVEETIRANPLDGIVLLTGCDKTTPSTVMGACSVDLPTIVLPGGPMLNGKYRGEDIGSGTDVWRFSEDYRAGQISEADFFNAEACMSRSDGHCMTMGTASTMACMVESLGLTLPGAAAIPAPDSRRRRAAHMTGIRIVEMVHENLSLSDILTREAFENAIKLNAAIGGSTNFVIHLTAIAGRIGVKLELEDFDRLGSHLPLLVNLMPSGKFLMEDFYYAGGLPAVIEKMRDELHLNALTVTGKTLGENNANAPCYNEEVITPVDDPVIENAGIAVLRGNLCEDGAIIKPSAASPDLMQHRGIAVVFEDYDDYHARIDDPATEITKDSVILLKNVGPRGYPGMPEVGNVGLPKKVLEEGVRDMIRISDGRMSGTAYGTVVLHVSPESAVGGVLALVKNGDVVELDVKNRRLHLDVPDEELEARRAAWTPSAPHTSRGYVSMYMNHVMQADKGADFDFLIGGSGSEVPKPNH; encoded by the coding sequence CAGGGCCATCCCGACCATATGTTTGATGGGCGCCCCGTCATCGGTATTTGCAATACCTGGTCGGATCTTACCCCCTGTAATGCCCATTTTCGTGAGCTTGCTGAGCATGTGAAGCGCGGTGTTTATGAAGCTGGAGGATTTCCGTTTGAGTTTCCTGTTATGTCGCTGGGTGAAATTCTGATGCGACCAACCACCATGCTTTACCGGAATCTGGCGAGCATGGATGTAGAAGAAACCATTCGTGCAAATCCGCTCGATGGCATTGTGTTGTTGACAGGATGTGACAAAACCACGCCATCAACGGTAATGGGCGCCTGTAGTGTGGATCTGCCCACCATTGTATTGCCAGGCGGACCGATGCTTAACGGGAAATACCGGGGAGAAGACATTGGCTCCGGAACGGATGTGTGGCGCTTTAGCGAAGATTATCGCGCCGGCCAAATTTCGGAAGCTGACTTTTTTAATGCAGAAGCCTGTATGTCGCGTAGCGATGGGCATTGCATGACCATGGGGACAGCCTCTACGATGGCATGTATGGTTGAGTCGCTGGGGCTTACCCTGCCGGGTGCCGCCGCCATACCCGCGCCCGATTCGCGCCGGCGTCGCGCTGCACACATGACAGGCATTCGGATTGTTGAAATGGTGCACGAAAACCTGAGCCTTTCAGACATTCTGACGCGTGAAGCTTTCGAAAATGCCATCAAGCTCAACGCAGCCATTGGTGGTTCTACAAATTTTGTGATCCACCTTACAGCTATTGCCGGCCGGATTGGCGTAAAGCTGGAACTGGAAGACTTCGATCGCCTGGGGAGTCACTTGCCGCTGCTCGTAAATCTGATGCCTTCCGGCAAATTCCTGATGGAAGATTTCTACTATGCCGGCGGCTTGCCCGCAGTCATTGAAAAAATGCGGGATGAACTGCACCTGAATGCATTGACGGTTACCGGGAAAACCCTCGGCGAAAACAATGCAAATGCGCCCTGTTACAATGAAGAGGTAATCACACCGGTTGATGATCCTGTCATAGAAAATGCTGGCATCGCTGTTTTGCGAGGCAACCTTTGCGAAGATGGCGCCATCATCAAACCTTCTGCAGCATCACCTGACCTGATGCAGCACCGGGGTATTGCAGTTGTGTTTGAAGACTATGATGATTACCACGCCCGCATCGACGACCCGGCGACAGAAATCACCAAAGATTCGGTCATCCTGCTCAAAAATGTAGGACCCCGAGGATATCCTGGTATGCCAGAAGTAGGCAATGTTGGACTGCCTAAAAAAGTGCTGGAAGAGGGCGTGCGCGATATGATTCGGATTTCGGACGGCCGGATGAGCGGAACGGCTTATGGTACAGTAGTCCTGCATGTTTCTCCAGAATCTGCCGTTGGTGGGGTGCTGGCGCTGGTGAAAAATGGCGATGTAGTTGAGCTCGATGTAAAAAATCGCCGGCTCCATCTTGATGTGCCCGATGAAGAACTGGAAGCCCGTCGTGCTGCCTGGACGCCGTCCGCGCCGCACACCAGTCGCGGATACGTTAGCATGTACATGAACCATGTGATGCAGGCAGATAAAGGTGCAGATTTTGATTTTCTGATTGGTGGTTCGGGAAGTGAAGTGCCCAAGCCGAACCATTGA
- a CDS encoding amidohydrolase family protein, whose protein sequence is MNHLRSILLSCAFLLALPVQAQEQPGDIIVKNGTVITVTNGTLKNTDVLIRNGKITRIGPGLSTPRGVQEIDATDQFVMPGIIDAHSHIALSSINEGTSPVTSEVSVEDVINPFDVSIYRALAGGVTTIHAMHGSANVIGGQCETLKLRYGATHPDDLKLAGAPRTIKFALGENPTRVHGAGAGINPSSRMGVEMVLRDAFTRATYYMDDWAAYEKEKLTNTRALPPAYSERMEVLADIMRGKILVQAHSYRADEILMLMEVLGDFGVNKVTFQHVNEGFKVAPELAAFGASASVFSDWWAYKFEVYYSTAYNAAILTKNGVVTSINSDSGELIRHLFHEAAKTQRYGDLTDDEALALITINPAKQLGIEKQVGSIEVGKDGDLAVFNAHPLSIYAIPQQTIVDGNLKFDINNDADDMRLMVDPNRPVEEALIFDHHDHHRCMEGALTNSHFHELLESDQ, encoded by the coding sequence ATGAACCACCTACGAAGCATCCTGCTTAGCTGCGCCTTCTTGCTTGCCCTGCCGGTACAGGCACAAGAGCAACCAGGCGATATCATTGTCAAAAACGGGACAGTGATTACCGTCACCAATGGCACTCTAAAAAACACCGACGTACTGATCCGTAACGGCAAAATCACCCGCATTGGCCCCGGATTGAGTACGCCCCGTGGTGTACAGGAAATTGATGCGACAGACCAGTTTGTTATGCCGGGCATCATCGACGCACATTCGCACATTGCGTTGAGCTCAATTAACGAAGGCACGAGCCCGGTCACGTCGGAAGTATCTGTAGAAGACGTAATCAATCCGTTTGACGTGAGTATTTACCGCGCCCTCGCTGGCGGTGTGACAACCATTCACGCCATGCACGGCTCTGCCAATGTGATTGGCGGGCAATGCGAGACCCTGAAGTTGCGCTATGGTGCCACACACCCCGACGATCTCAAGCTTGCCGGCGCACCCCGCACGATCAAGTTTGCGCTTGGTGAAAATCCAACGCGCGTGCATGGCGCCGGCGCCGGCATCAACCCGTCTTCGCGTATGGGTGTAGAAATGGTGCTGCGTGACGCCTTTACACGGGCCACGTACTACATGGACGACTGGGCAGCATACGAAAAGGAGAAATTGACCAATACCCGTGCCCTACCACCGGCATACAGCGAACGCATGGAAGTACTTGCTGACATCATGCGCGGTAAAATCCTTGTGCAGGCGCATTCTTACCGTGCAGATGAAATACTCATGCTCATGGAAGTCCTCGGCGACTTTGGCGTCAACAAAGTGACGTTCCAGCATGTCAATGAAGGCTTTAAGGTTGCGCCCGAACTGGCTGCATTTGGCGCCTCGGCTTCGGTCTTTTCTGATTGGTGGGCTTACAAATTTGAGGTGTACTACTCGACCGCTTACAACGCTGCAATCCTGACAAAAAATGGCGTGGTAACGTCGATCAACTCCGACTCTGGCGAACTCATTCGCCACCTATTCCACGAAGCAGCCAAAACCCAGCGGTATGGCGACCTCACCGACGATGAAGCCCTCGCGCTCATCACCATCAACCCTGCCAAACAACTTGGGATTGAAAAACAGGTTGGATCAATCGAAGTCGGCAAAGACGGTGATCTCGCAGTATTTAACGCGCATCCGCTTTCCATCTATGCGATCCCGCAACAAACCATTGTTGACGGCAACCTGAAATTCGACATCAACAATGACGCAGATGACATGCGTCTTATGGTTGACCCAAACCGCCCCGTTGAAGAAGCTCTTATCTTCGACCATCACGACCATCACCGTTGCATGGAAGGCGCACTGACCAACAGCCATTTTCACGAACTGCTGGAATCCGACCAGTAA
- a CDS encoding amidohydrolase family protein yields the protein MNILLTFVATLLLITAPADDPKAKRGTFALTNARIETVTNGVIENGTLIIRNDEIIAIGADVEIPDDAVVIDCAGQTIYPGMIDAGTQLGLVEISAVPRTVDFRENGDITPHVEAITAVNPNAVAIPVTRVSGVTTVLTQPSGGMLPGKAAMINLHGYTPEQMSVAGMQYMMMSYPRSGRRSRFDRRSDEDIKKATDKAFKKLNNTWNQATLYEKIDAAYKASPNTASRPEYNPQLIALLPVIRGEMPLIIQVNAAKDIRSAIKWVADNNIQKPIFSGVAEGWRVADALAAAGIPCLVGPVLSTPTRQADRFDKPYQNAGLMHKAGVKVAIRTGEAENVRNLPFNAGFAATYGMGREAALRAVTMAPAEIFGVADRLGSLEVGKKANVVVADGDPFEPKTKINHVFIDGWQIPLENRQTRLYDEFLQREPGLDEQPKSPDIKEPIG from the coding sequence ATGAATATTTTACTCACTTTTGTTGCTACGCTCCTGCTGATCACTGCGCCGGCAGACGATCCCAAAGCCAAACGGGGCACCTTTGCACTTACCAATGCGCGTATCGAAACGGTGACCAATGGCGTCATCGAAAACGGCACGCTTATCATTCGCAACGACGAAATCATTGCCATCGGGGCTGATGTTGAAATCCCGGATGACGCCGTTGTGATAGATTGCGCCGGCCAGACGATTTACCCGGGTATGATTGATGCCGGCACCCAGTTGGGGCTGGTTGAAATTTCTGCTGTCCCGCGTACGGTAGACTTCAGGGAAAACGGCGACATTACACCACATGTGGAAGCCATTACTGCCGTTAACCCGAATGCCGTAGCCATTCCTGTTACCCGTGTGAGCGGCGTCACAACCGTACTCACCCAGCCTTCCGGCGGCATGCTGCCAGGTAAAGCAGCCATGATAAATCTGCACGGCTACACACCGGAGCAAATGAGCGTTGCAGGCATGCAGTATATGATGATGAGCTACCCGCGCTCAGGGCGTCGCAGCCGGTTTGATCGTCGCTCAGATGAAGACATTAAAAAAGCCACAGACAAAGCTTTCAAGAAGCTCAACAATACCTGGAATCAAGCTACGCTGTATGAAAAAATTGATGCTGCGTACAAAGCATCACCCAATACAGCCAGCCGGCCCGAGTACAACCCCCAGTTAATTGCCCTCCTGCCCGTTATTCGTGGCGAAATGCCGCTGATTATTCAGGTAAATGCGGCCAAAGATATTCGCTCTGCCATCAAATGGGTTGCAGACAACAACATTCAAAAGCCCATTTTCAGCGGCGTAGCTGAAGGCTGGCGTGTAGCAGACGCGTTGGCTGCAGCAGGTATTCCTTGTCTGGTTGGCCCGGTACTTTCCACGCCAACCCGACAGGCAGACCGGTTCGACAAACCGTACCAGAATGCCGGCCTGATGCACAAGGCGGGTGTCAAAGTTGCCATCCGTACTGGTGAAGCGGAGAACGTCCGTAACCTGCCGTTTAACGCTGGCTTTGCCGCGACTTACGGCATGGGCCGCGAAGCTGCGTTGCGCGCTGTCACCATGGCGCCGGCTGAAATCTTTGGCGTTGCAGATCGGCTTGGCTCGCTGGAAGTCGGCAAAAAGGCCAACGTGGTTGTTGCTGATGGCGACCCCTTTGAGCCCAAGACGAAAATCAATCATGTGTTTATCGACGGCTGGCAGATTCCACTCGAAAACAGACAAACACGTCTCTACGATGAATTTCTGCAGCGAGAACCTGGTCTCGACGAGCAGCCAAAGTCACCAGATATTAAAGAGCCTATTGGGTGA
- a CDS encoding SDR family oxidoreductase, with amino-acid sequence MFKDQVAVITGAGEGIGFEIARQLAAQGAQVVLNDIDADKAAQAAKMIGDDGGTCMALPGDIGKSEVVKELVNHAVETYGRVDLAIANAGITIWNDFLNYRPEDFYRVISVNLGGSFFLAQAAARQMIHQKSGGRVLLMSSVAGHQALPYLSAYSMTKAGLEGLARNLVAELAQHHITVNVVAPGPTITPRNVSDDPSYETVWGNVSPTRQASVPADIAQAALFLLSPDAGQITGQTLIVDGGWTNVSPAPSFDFVQTKKKAEES; translated from the coding sequence ATGTTTAAGGATCAGGTAGCCGTTATAACCGGGGCAGGCGAAGGCATCGGTTTTGAGATTGCGCGCCAATTGGCAGCGCAAGGGGCGCAAGTGGTACTTAATGATATCGACGCTGACAAAGCAGCTCAGGCTGCAAAAATGATAGGCGATGATGGCGGCACGTGTATGGCTTTGCCTGGAGATATTGGGAAAAGTGAAGTTGTGAAAGAACTCGTCAACCATGCTGTTGAGACGTACGGCCGGGTCGACCTTGCCATTGCAAATGCTGGCATTACCATTTGGAATGATTTCCTCAATTATCGTCCGGAAGATTTTTATCGCGTTATCTCCGTAAATCTTGGCGGTTCCTTCTTCCTGGCGCAGGCGGCAGCACGGCAAATGATCCACCAGAAAAGCGGAGGGCGCGTACTGTTGATGTCATCCGTAGCCGGACACCAGGCGTTGCCCTACCTTTCTGCTTACAGTATGACAAAAGCCGGATTGGAAGGACTCGCCCGTAACCTGGTTGCTGAACTCGCTCAGCATCATATTACCGTAAATGTCGTTGCACCCGGCCCCACCATTACGCCGCGCAATGTCAGTGATGATCCTTCTTATGAGACCGTATGGGGCAACGTGTCACCGACCCGCCAGGCATCAGTACCTGCAGATATAGCACAGGCTGCGCTCTTTCTGTTGTCGCCTGATGCAGGGCAAATTACCGGACAAACCCTTATTGTAGATGGCGGCTGGACCAACGTGAGTCCGGCGCCTTCGTTTGATTTTGTTCAGACTAAAAAAAAGGCTGAAGAATCATAA
- a CDS encoding NAD-dependent epimerase/dehydratase family protein, which yields MPTYLVTGAMGCIGSWVMHHLVTRGAQVVSFDLGDDRRRLDLLMSHEAQQAIAFEQGDLRDGDRINALVEKHKVDRIIHLAALQVPFCKADPVMGAAVNVVGTVNVFEAARKFNIPHIAYASSVAVFGPPSSYPNGLISDAALTDPHTLYGVYKVANEGTARVYWQDHQISSTALRPYTVYGVGRDQGMTSEPTKAMLAAVKGEAYEIGFSGTMQFQLASDIARYFIQAADRAGDGALTLNIGTEAYSVAAVVDHIKAVKPGADIRFKQNDLPFPEGFTGEALKAYLPDFQETSLEAGIAQTIAHFERSVAAGLL from the coding sequence ATGCCTACCTATCTAGTAACCGGTGCCATGGGGTGCATTGGCTCCTGGGTCATGCATCATCTGGTAACACGTGGCGCTCAAGTTGTCAGTTTTGATTTGGGTGATGACAGGCGCCGGCTCGATTTGCTCATGTCGCACGAAGCACAACAGGCGATCGCATTTGAGCAAGGAGACTTGCGAGATGGCGACCGGATCAACGCCCTGGTCGAGAAACACAAGGTGGATCGGATTATTCACCTTGCTGCGTTACAAGTGCCATTTTGTAAAGCTGATCCGGTAATGGGGGCTGCGGTTAACGTTGTAGGTACCGTAAATGTGTTTGAAGCCGCGCGCAAATTCAACATCCCGCATATCGCGTACGCTTCGTCGGTTGCTGTTTTTGGGCCACCATCCAGCTATCCTAATGGACTGATCAGCGATGCGGCGCTAACAGATCCGCATACCCTGTACGGGGTGTACAAAGTTGCAAACGAAGGTACGGCGCGCGTGTACTGGCAAGACCACCAGATTAGCAGTACAGCGCTACGCCCTTATACGGTTTATGGCGTCGGGCGCGACCAGGGCATGACCAGTGAACCCACCAAAGCCATGCTCGCAGCTGTCAAAGGTGAGGCGTATGAAATAGGGTTTAGCGGGACCATGCAATTCCAGCTAGCTTCCGATATTGCGCGGTATTTTATCCAAGCAGCTGACCGCGCCGGCGATGGAGCACTTACGCTTAACATTGGCACAGAAGCATATTCCGTTGCAGCTGTTGTCGACCATATCAAAGCAGTCAAGCCCGGTGCTGACATCCGCTTTAAGCAAAATGATTTACCCTTTCCTGAAGGATTTACGGGCGAAGCACTCAAAGCTTACCTGCCAGATTTCCAAGAAACATCTTTGGAAGCAGGCATCGCCCAAACCATTGCACACTTTGAGCGCAGTGTTGCAGCCGGATTGTTATAG